The following proteins are co-located in the Chlorocebus sabaeus isolate Y175 chromosome 21, mChlSab1.0.hap1, whole genome shotgun sequence genome:
- the GIMAP1 gene encoding GTPase IMAP family member 1 has protein sequence MGGRKMARDEENIYGLEETTWSRQDPTLRLLLVGRTGAGKSATGNSILGQKRFLSRLGATSVTRACTTASRRWNKYHVEVVDTPDIFSSEVSKTDTGCDERGRCYLLSAPGPHALLLVTQLGRFTAQDQQAVRQVRDMFGEDVLKWTVIVFTRKEDLAGGSLQDYVCSTENRALRELVAECGGRVCAFDNRATGREQEAQAEQLLGLVEGLVREHKGAHYSNELYELAHLLRWAGPEERLKRVAEGVAARMRRRPWGAWLRAGLWAWPKPPWSWRLSLALLLGGALLFCVLLHRRWSAAFAEVGPD, from the exons ATGGGAGGAAGGAAGATGGcgagagatgaagaaaatatctATG GTTTAGAAGAGACCACTTGGTCCCGGCAGGATCCCACGCTGAGGCTCCTCCTTGTTGGGAGAACAGGGGCCGGAAAGAGCGCCACTGGGAACAGCATCCTGGGCCAGAAACGGTTCCTCTCCAGGCTGGGGGCCACGTCTGTGACCAGGGCCTGCACCACGGCCAGCCGCAGGTGGAACAAGTACCACGTGGAAGTCGTGGACACTCCGGACATTTTCAGCTCCGAAGTGTCTAAGACAGACACCGGCTGTGACGAGAGAGGTCGCTGCTACCTGCTCTCGGCCCCCGGGCCCCACGCGCTGCTCCTGGTGACCCAGCTGGGCCGGTTCACCGCCCAGGACCAGCAAGCAGTGAGGCAGGTGAGGGACATGTTCGGGGAGGACGTCTTGAAATGGACTGTCATCGTCTTCACCAGGAAGGAGGACCTGGCTGGGGGCTCCCTGCAAGATTACGTGTGCAGCACAGAGAACCGGGCCTTGCGCGAGCTGGTGGCCGAGTGCGGGGGCCGTGTCTGTGCCTTTGACAACCGGGCCACCGGCCGGGAGCAAGAAGCCCAGGCGGAGCAGCTGCTGGGGCTGGTGGAGGGCCTGGTGCGGGAGCACAAGGGCGCCCACTACTCCAACGAGTTGTACGAGCTGGCGCATCTCCTGCGCTGGGCAGGCCCGGAGGAGCGGCTCAAGAGGGTGGCGGAGGGCGTGGCCGCCCGCATGCGGAGGAGGCCATGGGGCGCCTGGCTGCGGGCCGGGCTGTGGGCGTGGCCGAAGCCGCCCTGGAGCTGGAGGCTGAGCCTGGCACTGCTGCTGGGGGGCGCACTCCTGTTCTGCGTGCTGCTCCACAGGCGTTGGTCGGCGGCCTTTGCGGAGGTCGGGCCTGACTGA